The DNA sequence TTGGCGTGCCCGATGTTGCTCTTGACCGAGCCCAGGGCGCACCACGACGGACCGGTGTCGCCGAACACGCGCCGCAGCGCGGCCACTTCGACGACGTCGCCGAGGCGGGTGGCGGTGCCGTGGGCCTCGACGTAGGTGATGTCGCGCGGCGTGAGTCCGGCCACGGCGAGCGCCTCGGAGACGGCACGGGCCTGTCCGCGCGGCGAGGGCGCGGTGAAGCCGGTGCGGTCGCCGCCGTCGTTGTTCACGGCGGAGCCGTGCAGCACGGCCAGTACCGGGTCCCCGTCGGCGAGGGCGTCGCGCAGCCGCCGCAGTACGGCCACGCCGACGCCCTGGGTGTGCACGATGCCGGTGCCGTCGGCGGAGAAGGTGCGCACGTGTCCGTCGGCGGAGAAGATCCCGTCGGGGACGTGGAGGTAGCCCCGGCCCTGCGGCACGATCAGGGAGGCGCCGCCGGCGAGGGCGGTGTCGCACTCCCCCGCCAGCAGCGACTGGGCCGCCAGGTGCACGGCGACCAGGGACGTCGAGCAGGCGGTGCCGACGGCGACGGCGGGCCCGGTCAGCGCGAGACGGTGCGCGACGTGCAGGGGCAGGTAGTCGGCGACTCCGGCGAGGGCCGCCTGGAGGCTGCCGACGGGGTCGGTGGCGGAGGCGGCGTACCGGTCGGCGAGGTTGCGGGCGAGGTAGTCGCTGTGGGCGGCGCCGGCGAACACACCGACCGCGCCCGCCCCGGCGCCGCCGCCGTGCCCGGCGCTCTCCAGGGCGCGCAGGCACGCTTCGAGGAACAGCCGCTGCTGGGGGTCCATCAGGGCCGCTTCGGCGTCCGTCAGCCCGAACGGCTCGGGGTCGAACCGGTCCTGGCCGTCGATCACCCCGGCGACGGGTATGTGCGCCGGATTCTCCAACAGCCGTGTAGGGACGCCGCGTTCGGCCAGTTCCTGTGCGCTGGAGCGGGTGAGGCCGCTGCGTCCGCCGACGAGCAGGTCCCAGTAGGCCGCCGTGTCGGGTGCTCCCGGGAAGCGGCAGTCCAGGGCGGTGACCGCGATCAGGTCGTCGTCCACGGCCGGTTCGGGGTTGTCCGGCAGGGATCCCCGGGAGGAGGTCGGGTCGGTCATCGGGTGGTCTCCTCGGCGAGGGCGCGTGCGGCGAGGCGGGAACTCCTGCGCGCGGGGCGTTCGGGCTGCGGGGTCGTGGGCGGACGGACGGCTGGGGTCCCGTCGCCTGCGGACGGATCGGCCGGTTCGGCCGTGTCGGTGGCGCGTTGGGCGGTGATGCGGGCGGCCAGGGCGGCGACGGTGGGGTGCTCGAACATGTCGGCCAGCGCCAGACCGGGCGCGATGCCCTCACGGAGCCTGCGGTGGGTGAGGACCAGGGTGAGCGAGGTCGCGCCCAGGGCGGCGAAGGTGCTCTCGGGGGTCACCGGCGAGTCGGTGAAGTCGGCCAGGACGGCGGTCAGCGCCTCCAGTACGGCCGGGTCCACGGGGGCGGGCGCGGCGGTCCGGCGGCTGGGGGAGGGCGTACGGCCGTCGGCGTTCCCGTCGGCTCGTGTCACGTCGGACGGGAGCGCCGAACCGGCGGCCGGGGCGGAGGGTGACGCGGCCTTCGACTCGTCGGAGGGGCAGAGGATTTCCGCGAGTCCGTCCGCCGGCAGGCGAGCCTCGACGGGCGCGGAACCGGCGGCGCGTGCCACGGTCCGCAGCCAGCGGGCGGATGCCTCCAGCGCCTGGTCGGGCCGCAGCCCGCCCGGCCGGACCACGACGGAAACCTCCAGGCCCAGGGCGGCCGCCTCGGCGACCGCGGCGGCGGCCCACTGCCCGTCGACGGGGGAACGGCCGACGGAGGCGGCTTCCTCCCCGGCGGCAGCCGGCCCCGAGTCCGCGCGGGGGCCGTTCCGCTCGCCGGCGACCGCGGCGGCCCCACCGGCGTCCACGGCGGACTCACCGGCGTCCAGGGTCGGAACACCGGTCTCCGCAGCCGGGACACCGGCATCCGTGGCCGGACGTCCGGCCACGGCGGGCTCGCCCCCGGCCCCGGCGGACGCAAGTCCGGCCCCGGCCGGTGCGGCAGCCCCCGCCGGTGCCGTCAGTGCCGCGTGGTCGATCTTGCCGTTGGCCGTGACGGGCAGCTGGTCCAGGATCACGAACCGGCTGGGCACCATGTAGTCGGGCAGCCGTTCGCGCAGGGCGTCGGCGAGTTCCTCGGCCGTCGGCGGCTCGCTCGCCCCTCGCGGGGACAGGTGCGCGACCAGCCGGGGCCGCCCGTCCGGGCCCCGCACCGACGACACGACGCACTGGCGGACCGCCGGATGGCGGGCGAGCACCGCCTCCACCTCGCCCAGTTCGATCCGGTGCCCGCGGATCTTCACCTGCCGGTCGACCCGGCCGAGGAACTCGATGGTGCCGTCGGCGGTCCACCGCCCGAGGTCACCGGTGCGGTACAGCCGGCGGCCCAGCACCGGGTGGACGGCGAATCGTTCCGCCGTCTGCGCGGGATCGCCGGTGTAGCCGCGGGCCAGTCCGTCGCCGCCGATGAACAGCTCGCCCGCCTCGCCGACCGGGCACGGTGCGCCGTTCTCGTCGAGGACGAAGAAGCTCTGGGCGCGCAGCGCACGGCCGTAGGGGATGCTGCGCCAGCCGGGGTCGGTGTGCTCCACCGGGTGGGTGATGGACCAGATGGACGCCTCGGTGGCGCCGCCGAGGCTCATCACCTTCGCCTGCGGGGCGAGCCGGCGCAGCCGGTCGGGCAGGGTCAGGGGGATCCAGTCGCCGGAGAGCATCACCAGACGCAGGGTGCGCAGGGCCGTGGCGGCCTCCTCCGGTTCCATCTCCGCGTACTCGACGAGCATTTCGAGCAGGGCGGGGGCGGTGTTCCACACGGTGACGCCGTGCCGGCCGGCCAGTTCCAGCCAGTGCTGCGGGTCGCGCTGCCGGGCGGGCTCGGGCAGGACGAGGCAGCCGCCGGCGCCGAGGACGCCGTAGATGTCGAACACGGACAGGTCGAAACTGAGCGCGGACAGCGCCAGTACGCGGTCCTCGGGGCCGATGGCGAACCGGTCGACGATGTCGTCGATGGTGGTGCGCGCGGCCCGGTGCTGGATCTCGACGCCCTTGGGGCTGCCGGTGGAGCCGGAGGTGAAGATGGTGTAGGCGAGGTCGTCGGGGCGCGGGACCGCGAGCGGGGCGACGGGTTCGGCGGGTGCCGCGGCGGCGCGGGCGGGGCGGCCGGCGGCGGTCAGACGGTGCACGGTGACCGTGTCCGGCCACTCGATGCGCACACCCCGCCCGGTGAGGGCGTGCCGGACCCCGGCGCGTTCGCAGACGGCGGCGATCCGGGCGGCCGGCCAGGTGGGTTCCACCGGGAGGTAGCCGGCTCCGCCGAGGCTGACGCCGAGTACGGCGGTGATCTGGGCGGTGCCCTTCTCGCAGGCGACGGCGACCATGTCGCCGGGGCCGACGCCGTGCGCGGCGAGCAGGCTCGCGGTGGCGGCGGCGTTGTCCGCGAGGCGGGCGTGGCTGACCGTGGCGGTGGCGGTGCGCAGTGCGGGCCGTCGCGGATGCCGGCGGGCCGCGTCGGCGGCCGGGTCGTGCAGCAGCGGGCCGGCGGTGGGGAAGGGGACGGCGTCGAGGGGTTCCTCGGGGTGGAAGGAGGGGTCCCAGCCCAGGGTGGTGTCCCGCCAGGCGTCGGCGTCGGTCAGGGTGCGCAACAGGCGGACGTGGGCGTCGAGGAGGGCCTGGATCCAGCCGTCGGGGAAGGCGCCCTCGACGGCGTCCCAGGCCAACCGGAGCCGTCCGTCCTCGTCCCACACGATGTGGTCGAGCAGGACCTGCGGGGTCTGGGAGATGCCGTGGACCTCCCGGCCGATCCAGGCGGCCGGGGCCTCGCCGTCGCCCGCGAGGCCCACGCCGCTGGTGAAGACCACGGGATGGCTGGGGGCGCCCACGGTCGGCGGGGTGTGCGTCCGCAGTTCCCTGAGCACCTCGACGCCGGACACGGAGCGGTGGTCCAGGTCCTCCCAGAAGCGGTGGTTGACGGCGGTGGCGTAGTCGGCGAAGCCCTTCCAGCCGGCGGGGTCGAAGGGGGGTGTGCCGACCAGGGCGGTGGTGGTGAAGTCGCCGACCACGCCCTCGGCACCGCCCTCGTCCTCCGGGCGGTCGAACAGGGTGGTGTTGAGGCAGAGTCGCTCCCCGGCGCCCCACCGGCCGAGGACGACGGCGAACGCGGCGAGCAGGGCGGCGGTCGGGGTGACCGCGTGTTCGGCGCACCGGGCGCGCAGTGCGGCCCAGGTTTCGGCGTCGAGTTCGGCGGCGGAGCGGACGAAGCGGGGCGGGGTGGTGTCGGCGGGGTCGCGCAGCAGGGGCAGGCGCGGGGCCGGCGGGAGGCCGGGGGCGCGTTCGGCCCAGTAGGCGCGGTCGCGGGCGCGCCGGGCCGCCCACTCCGGGTCGGTGGCGCGGGCGCGCTGGAGGTCGGCGAAGCGGGCCCGCGGCTCGGGCAGGCGGTGGGCGGGGTCGTCGACGAGACGGCCCCACTGGCGCATCAGCAGCATCCAGCCGGCGAGGTCGGTCAGCAGCACGTCGACGCCGACGTGCAGGCGGGTCCGGCCGTCGGGCAGCAGGGTGGCGTGGAGGTCGAACAGCGGCCAGGAGCCGGTGGGGCGGTTCTGATGGGACCGCTCCTGCCGCTGCGCCGACAACGTTTCCCGCACCCGGTCCGCACTCTCGTGGCGCACGTCGGTGACGCCGATGCGGTAGGGGCCGGGGGCTTCGAGGATGTGCTGGCGGCCGCGGTCGTCCACCGTCATGCGCAGCATCGGGTGGTGGGCGACCAGCCGGTTCCAGGCGGTCTCCAGGCGGGCCACGTCCACGAGCGGGTCCGTGTCGCCGGGCGTGCGGTCGTACTCGTAGTAGTAGAAGGTGGCCACGCCGCCCAGCGGCAGGCCCTCGGCCCGTCCGGCGAGGTAGGAGGCCTGAATGGGCGTCAGCGGGAAGCCGTCCGCGTCGTGTTCCCGCCCTTCCGGGGTCTCGGGGCCGGGTGCGCCGGCGGGCGGGGCGTCCTGCGGGGCCCGGCCGGCGAGCACCCGGTCCGCCACCGCGCGGACCGTGGCGGAGTCGCCCAGGAAGGCGGTCAACGGCAGGTCCTGGCCGGTGCGTTCGCGGATCCTGCGCCGCAGCCGTACCGCGGTGAACGACTC is a window from the Streptomyces capillispiralis genome containing:
- a CDS encoding non-ribosomal peptide synthetase; this encodes MNQPVPSDDILARVIDCTAEVLGTSPGDVAPTTPLAALGLESFTAVRLRRRIRERTGQDLPLTAFLGDSATVRAVADRVLAGRAPQDAPPAGAPGPETPEGREHDADGFPLTPIQASYLAGRAEGLPLGGVATFYYYEYDRTPGDTDPLVDVARLETAWNRLVAHHPMLRMTVDDRGRQHILEAPGPYRIGVTDVRHESADRVRETLSAQRQERSHQNRPTGSWPLFDLHATLLPDGRTRLHVGVDVLLTDLAGWMLLMRQWGRLVDDPAHRLPEPRARFADLQRARATDPEWAARRARDRAYWAERAPGLPPAPRLPLLRDPADTTPPRFVRSAAELDAETWAALRARCAEHAVTPTAALLAAFAVVLGRWGAGERLCLNTTLFDRPEDEGGAEGVVGDFTTTALVGTPPFDPAGWKGFADYATAVNHRFWEDLDHRSVSGVEVLRELRTHTPPTVGAPSHPVVFTSGVGLAGDGEAPAAWIGREVHGISQTPQVLLDHIVWDEDGRLRLAWDAVEGAFPDGWIQALLDAHVRLLRTLTDADAWRDTTLGWDPSFHPEEPLDAVPFPTAGPLLHDPAADAARRHPRRPALRTATATVSHARLADNAAATASLLAAHGVGPGDMVAVACEKGTAQITAVLGVSLGGAGYLPVEPTWPAARIAAVCERAGVRHALTGRGVRIEWPDTVTVHRLTAAGRPARAAAAPAEPVAPLAVPRPDDLAYTIFTSGSTGSPKGVEIQHRAARTTIDDIVDRFAIGPEDRVLALSALSFDLSVFDIYGVLGAGGCLVLPEPARQRDPQHWLELAGRHGVTVWNTAPALLEMLVEYAEMEPEEAATALRTLRLVMLSGDWIPLTLPDRLRRLAPQAKVMSLGGATEASIWSITHPVEHTDPGWRSIPYGRALRAQSFFVLDENGAPCPVGEAGELFIGGDGLARGYTGDPAQTAERFAVHPVLGRRLYRTGDLGRWTADGTIEFLGRVDRQVKIRGHRIELGEVEAVLARHPAVRQCVVSSVRGPDGRPRLVAHLSPRGASEPPTAEELADALRERLPDYMVPSRFVILDQLPVTANGKIDHAALTAPAGAAAPAGAGLASAGAGGEPAVAGRPATDAGVPAAETGVPTLDAGESAVDAGGAAAVAGERNGPRADSGPAAAGEEAASVGRSPVDGQWAAAAVAEAAALGLEVSVVVRPGGLRPDQALEASARWLRTVARAAGSAPVEARLPADGLAEILCPSDESKAASPSAPAAGSALPSDVTRADGNADGRTPSPSRRTAAPAPVDPAVLEALTAVLADFTDSPVTPESTFAALGATSLTLVLTHRRLREGIAPGLALADMFEHPTVAALAARITAQRATDTAEPADPSAGDGTPAVRPPTTPQPERPARRSSRLAARALAEETTR